The Serinus canaria isolate serCan28SL12 chromosome 2, serCan2020, whole genome shotgun sequence genomic interval CTTGCCCGCAGGGAACGTGCAGAGTGGGCTCTgtctggggacagaggggacagaggctGTCCCAGCCAAGGCCTGGCTCCGCAGATCCCACCCCGCGGGTTCCCTGCGGCTCCTGGGAGCGGCCCCGCCCCTGACCCCGCCCCACCCCCAGACGACAAACAGGTGCTGCAGAACCTGAAGCGGATCCTGGCCAAGGTGCAGGAGATGCGGGACCAGCGGatgtccctggagcagcagctgcgGGAGATGATCCAGAAGGATGACATCACCACCTCGCTGGTCACCACGGACCGCTCCGAGATGAAGGtgggcctggggacacccctgtgtccccctcGGGGACCgctctgtcccacagccccGCAGACCCTCCTGTGTCCCCGCAGAAGCTctttgaggagcagctgaagaagTACGACCAGCTCAAGGTGTACCTGGAGCAGAACCTGGCTGCCCAGGAGAATGTGCTCAAGGCCCTGACTGATGCCAACGTCAAGTACGCGGCCGTGCGCAAGGCCCTGGCCGAGGTGGAGCACAAGTGAGTGGGGAGAGAGCTCCCGGTGCCCTGGGTGGGCtcagtgcccagggacagccctcaCCCCCTGGGACAGGCATGCGGCCACCACCAGCTTCTCCTGTCCCACcccactgctggggctgtggtggcTTTGTCCTGTCCTTGTGCCCATCCCAGTGGGAACCGGAGGGTCCCACAggtgcctggagctgggtgcCCACCTTTACCCTGGCACTGCATCCTGCTGAGCCCCTTCCgtgccctgtcccaggtggaACACGACCGTGCAGACCCTGGTGGCCTCCTATGAGGCCTATGAGGACCTGATGAAGAAGTCCCAGGAGGGGAAGGATTTCTACACGGACCTGGAGGGGAAGGCAGCCAAGCTGCTGGAGCGGGCACGGGCCGCGTGCCAGGCCAGCGAGGCACAccggcagcagctgctggagaggtggGTGGGCACGGTCTGGGGGGCAGGGGGATCCCCGGGGGGGAGAAGGGCCCTTGGGAGCTGTGGGTGGTGGTctgggggcaggggcagggctccTGGTGCCCGTGGGGCAGTGAGGGGGCAGCACCCCACCCCACACTGAGCCCCCTGCCCCCGCAGGGAGCTGAAGAAGCAGCCGCCCCCCCGGCCTACGGCCCCCAAGCCCCCCCTGCAGAAGAAGCCGCTGGATGAGGCTGGGGTTCCCGAGGCTGCCGAGCTcagctccctggtgctgcaggagctgccggAGGAGCTGCGGAGCCTCCCCCCGGAGCTGCTGCCCGGGCACCTGGgcccgctgccgccgccggcGCTGGCCGCCCTGGCCGGGGGGCTGCGGCCGGCCGAGCCCTACATGCTGCCAGGGGGGGTGGCCAGCGCCCCGCTGCCCACCCTGGCCCCCACACCGCCCTTCCCGGGCCACTACCGCCTGCCCGGGCCTCCCGCCATGCCCGGGCCCTTTCCTGCACCCGGGGGACTCccggggcagctcctgcagccctcggccccggccgggcccgcccccggccccgccgcccctcaGCTCTTCCCGGCCGCGCCGTTGATCCGCGCCCCGGCACAGCCGGCATTCGGGGGGCCCCCCCACGTGCCGCCCCCGCGCTCGTCCCCCCAGCACGGGCCCCTGCCCGCCCCCGCCTACGGCCTGggccagcccggcccggcccccggcCCGCTCCGGCCGCCCGTGCCAGCGCCCGGGAGTGCCCAGCCGGGGCTGGGGGGCCACGAGCCCCCGGGCACTCGCCCGGCCACCACCACGGTGGACAGCGTCCAGGCGcccatctccagctgctccGTGCCCCCCCGGggccccttcctgcccccccAGCGCCCGGGGGGGCCCCCGGCGCCCTTCCCCTACACGGCGGGGGGGGTGCAGCCCTTCGGGGCCCCGGCCCAGGCCCCCTTCCCCCCGGCACAGCCCCCGCCCGCCTTTGCCCAGGGCCCCCAGCAGTTCCCTCCTGGTCCCTTCCTGCCCGCGGGCCGAGCCCAGGCCCCTCTGCCCTTCCAGCAGCCCCCCCGAGTGCCCCTGGCGCCCCCAGCCCAGTTCCCCCAGcagccgcagcagcagcagcgcttCTCCGCTCCGGGGGCGCAGCTGCCCCCGCCGGCCCCGGtgccggccccgctgcccccccAGCTCTACCAGCTCCCCGGGCAGGACCAGCTGCCTCCCTCGGCCCTCGCCCCGCACCCGGGGGCCGTGCCCTTCCCCAGGACCCCCGCCCAGAGCGGCCCCCCGGCCTTGGGGGGGCTCCAGCCGGTGCCCCCCGcgtcccctgccctgcctttctgccccagcccggccccccCCAGCGCCCAGCTGCCCCCCGGGACCATGGCCCTGGGtccccccgcgcccgccccgcccaGCCAGGCCCCTTCTCCCGGGCCGCTGCCGGGCGCCGTGGTGGTCCAGGGCCCGCTGGTGCCGTCCCCGGCGCCGTCCccgtccccagccctgcccatgcaGCCCCCGGCGCCGCGGCCCCCTCCCGCGCTGCCCCCGCCGGGCTCCGCGGAGCCGCCGTTCCCGCGGCAGAGCCCCTGCCCCGCCGACCTGCTGTCGTCCAGCCCCGAGAGCCAGCCCGGCGGCTCGGCCGCGCCcggggggctgctgcagcccactAAGGCGGGGGCGCAGGAGGGGCAGCGGCCCCGGGCCGTGCAGCTCATCGAGGCCGACCCGTACGCGGAGCCCGAGCGCGTCCGGCGGCTGCTGGCGGAGCTGGAGCGGTTCCGCGCCCTGGCCGAGCGGCTGGAGCGGCCCGCGCCCGGCGGCGGCTCCGAGCTGGACGCGctctggaaggagctgcaggaggcccAGGAGCGCGACGCCCGGCAGCGCTCCATCGCCATCGCCCGCTGCTACTCCATGAAGAACCGGCACCAGGACATCATGCCCTACGACCGCAACCGCGTCGTGCTGCTCTCGGGCAAGGACGACTACATCAACGCCAGCCGCGTGGAGGACCTGTCCCCGTACTGCCCCGCCCTCATCGCCACCCAGGCCCCGCTGCTCGGCACCGCCGCCGACTTCTGGCTCATGATCTACGAGCAGAAGGTGTCCGTGGTCGTCATGCTCGTGTCCGAGCAGGAGCTGGACAAGGTGCGTCCCGTCCCGGGTGCGGGGCCGGCCGGGCGGGGTCCCGGGGACGGGACAGCCTGCCCGGTGCCCTGCGGGGCCCGAGGGTCCCCGGGCTCTGCTGACGGCCCGTCCCGCGGCAGAAGGTGCTCCGGTACTTCCCGTCGGAGCGGGGGCAGCCCGTGGCCCACGGCCCCCTGACCGTGGTGCTCACCAGCCTGCGCGTGACCCCCACGCACGTGGAGCGGATGCTGACGCTGCAGTACCGGGACCAGAGCCTCAAACGCACCGTGGCCCACCTCCAGTTCACCTCCTGGCCTGAGCTGTACgtggggggacagaggggggcTTGGGGGGCCCTGATCTTCTGTGGGGGCAGTTCTGGGACCTCGGCTATGGGACTGGGGAGGGTGTTTGGGCAGCCCTGACCCATCAGGGGCTCTGAGTGCAGAACCCCCCCAGCGAGTGTGTGTTCCCCACCCCAGGGGCCTGCCCGACAGCAAGGGGAGCCTCCTGCGCTTCATCCAGGAGGTGCACGGCCATTACCTGCACCAGCGGCCGCTGCACACCCCGGTCGTGGTGCACTGCAggtgagcggggccgggggctcccggggcagggcagagagaggggctcCCCCTCCTGTCCCGGTCTGTCACGGCTCGGGGGTGTCTCCGCAGCTCCGGCGTGGGCCGCACCGGCGCCTTCTGCCTGCTGTATGCCGCCGTGCAGGAGGTGGAGGCCGGGAACGGCATCCCGGACCTGGCGCAGCTGGTGAGGCGGATGCGGCAGCAGCGCAAGCACATGCTGCAGGAGAAGGTACTGCGGGGGGGCTGCGGCCCCGGGGGCGTGGGGCTGCACCCCCCGGGCCTCaccgtgtcccctcccctgcagctgcacctcaAGTTCTGCTTCGAGGCCGTCCTGCTCCACGCCGAGCAGGTGCTGCTGCGCCACGGCGTGGGCggccccagcctggccaagcCCCCCAACAGCACCTCCCCCAAGGTGGGTGTAGGGGCGTGCCGGGCGGTTTTGGGGAGCTCTGCCACGGCCGGGGCTCACGGGGTCACTCTCCCCCAGCTCTACTTCCAGCAGGACCCCCAGGACCTGGTGCTGGGGGGGGACGTGCCCATCAGCTCCATCCAGGCCACCATCGCCAAGCTCAGCATCAAACCGGGGGGGGCCATCGCCGAGCccggggagggctggggggcggatcccggccccgctccggaCCCCGTGGAGCCCGAGGTGCCGCTGGCCGTCCCTGACGGCC includes:
- the PTPN23 gene encoding tyrosine-protein phosphatase non-receptor type 23; the encoded protein is MEAVPRMPMIWLDLKEAGEFAFNAAVKKFVLKNYGENPESYNEELRKLEVLRQSAVSVPRDFEGCSTLRKYLGQLHFLQSRIPMGQGQEAAVPVTWTEIFSGKAVTHEDIKYEQACVLYNLGALHSMLGAMDKRVSEEGMKVSCTHFQCAAGAFTYLRDHFPHSYSVDMSHQILSLNINLMLGQAQECLLEKSMLDNRKSFLVARISAQVVDYYKEACRALENSETASLLGKIQKDWKKLVQMKIYYFAAVAHLHMGKQAEEQQKFGERVIYFQSALDKLNEAIKLAKGQPETVQEALRFTMDVIGGKYNSAKKDNDFIYHEAVPALDTLQSVKGAPLVKALPVNPTDPVVTGPDIFAKLVPMAAHEASSLYSEEKAKLLRDVMAKIEAKNEVLDQFMDSMQLDPETVDNLDMYNHIPPVLMEKCAALSVRPDTVRNLVQSMQVLSGVFTDVEASLKEIRDLLDEDEAQERKLQELLGRVPPAPASPPGLAEVSKECSKYLELHEKASFTNTELHRAMNLHLGNLRLLGGPLEQVRAALPTPTLSEDDKQVLQNLKRILAKVQEMRDQRMSLEQQLREMIQKDDITTSLVTTDRSEMKKLFEEQLKKYDQLKVYLEQNLAAQENVLKALTDANVKYAAVRKALAEVEHKWNTTVQTLVASYEAYEDLMKKSQEGKDFYTDLEGKAAKLLERARAACQASEAHRQQLLERELKKQPPPRPTAPKPPLQKKPLDEAGVPEAAELSSLVLQELPEELRSLPPELLPGHLGPLPPPALAALAGGLRPAEPYMLPGGVASAPLPTLAPTPPFPGHYRLPGPPAMPGPFPAPGGLPGQLLQPSAPAGPAPGPAAPQLFPAAPLIRAPAQPAFGGPPHVPPPRSSPQHGPLPAPAYGLGQPGPAPGPLRPPVPAPGSAQPGLGGHEPPGTRPATTTVDSVQAPISSCSVPPRGPFLPPQRPGGPPAPFPYTAGGVQPFGAPAQAPFPPAQPPPAFAQGPQQFPPGPFLPAGRAQAPLPFQQPPRVPLAPPAQFPQQPQQQQRFSAPGAQLPPPAPVPAPLPPQLYQLPGQDQLPPSALAPHPGAVPFPRTPAQSGPPALGGLQPVPPASPALPFCPSPAPPSAQLPPGTMALGPPAPAPPSQAPSPGPLPGAVVVQGPLVPSPAPSPSPALPMQPPAPRPPPALPPPGSAEPPFPRQSPCPADLLSSSPESQPGGSAAPGGLLQPTKAGAQEGQRPRAVQLIEADPYAEPERVRRLLAELERFRALAERLERPAPGGGSELDALWKELQEAQERDARQRSIAIARCYSMKNRHQDIMPYDRNRVVLLSGKDDYINASRVEDLSPYCPALIATQAPLLGTAADFWLMIYEQKVSVVVMLVSEQELDKKVLRYFPSERGQPVAHGPLTVVLTSLRVTPTHVERMLTLQYRDQSLKRTVAHLQFTSWPELGLPDSKGSLLRFIQEVHGHYLHQRPLHTPVVVHCSSGVGRTGAFCLLYAAVQEVEAGNGIPDLAQLVRRMRQQRKHMLQEKLHLKFCFEAVLLHAEQVLLRHGVGGPSLAKPPNSTSPKLYFQQDPQDLVLGGDVPISSIQATIAKLSIKPGGAIAEPGEGWGADPGPAPDPVEPEVPLAVPDGLVDGVGAPEPEPPAPRPPLPEASGDTESSNHVGGESPEGPGGPPEPPPAPPASSSSSLELLASLTPEAFSLDASLKGKQRMNKQNFLQAQPGEGLRAPRPSDDPLSMLDPLWTLNKA